From Gouania willdenowi chromosome 18, fGouWil2.1, whole genome shotgun sequence, one genomic window encodes:
- the LOC114480497 gene encoding G-protein coupled receptor 26-like, translating to MDFAETIIALFIVVVALVSLLSNLLVLLCFVHSTEIRRQVPGVFTMNLSFCNILIALLNMPATLVGMVRQQQPFGDCVCHTVSFLETFLTANTMLSMAALSIDRWIAVVFPLSYSTKMRYKDALIMVLYSWLHSFTFSLTALLFSWVDYSDVYASCTLQPSTEDSDRIRFSIFTIVFHSTSFVLSLLILCFTYLKVLKVARFHCKRIDIITMQTLFLLVDIHPSVKQRCLVEQKRRKQRATKKITIFIGSFIICFAPYVVTRLAELLPAVDVNRRWGIISKCLTYSKAASDPFAYSLLRQQYKKVLVTVVNRLLRRDLYPSSGHNSSLDTENDYSLQRIS from the exons ATGGACTTTGCTGAAACTATCATCGCTTTGTTCATCGTGGTGGTCGCGCTCGTCTCCTTGCTGTCCAACTTGTTGGTGCTGCTATGCTTCGTGCACAGCACCGAGATCCGCCGACAGGTTCCCGGAGTGTTCACCATGAACTTGTCCTTCTGCAACATCCTCATCGCGCTGCTGAACATGCCCGCCACGCTGGTGGGCATGGTGCGCCAGCAGCAGCCCTTTGGGGACTGCGTGTGCCACACGGTGAGCTTCCTGGAGACTTTCCTGACGGCCAACACCATGCTGAGCATGGCGGCGCTCAGCATCGACCGCTGGATCGCCGTTGTGTTCCCGCTCAGCTACTCCACCAAGATGCGCTACAAGGACGCGCTGATCATGGTGCTCTACTCCTGGTTACACTCCTTCACCTTCTCCCTGACGGCGCTGCTCTTCTCCTGGGTGGATTACAGCGACGTGTACGCGTCGTGCACGCTGCAGCCCAGCACCGAGGACAGTGACAGGATCAGGTTCAGCATCTTCACCATCGTTTTTCACTCCACAAGTTTTGTCCTGTCGCTGCTCATCCTGTGCTTCACCTACCTGAAGGTGCTCAAAGTGGCTCGGTTTCACTGCAAGAGGATTGATATCATCACCATGCAGACGCTCTTTCTGCTGGTGGACATTCACCCcag TGTCAAACAAAGGTGTTTAGTAGAACAGAAGAGGAGAAAGCAGAGAGCCACTAAGAAGATCACCATCTTCATCGGCTCCTTCATCATCTGCTTCGCTCCTTATGTCGTTACAAG GTTGGCTGAGCTTCTCCCCGCTGTGGACGTGAACCGCCGCTGGGGAATCATCAGTAAGTGCCTGACGTACAGCAAGGCCGCGTCCGACCCCTTCGCCTATTCTCTCCTTCGTCAACAGTACAAGAAAGTCCTCGTTACTGTGGTCAACAGGCTGCTCCGACGTGACCTGTACCCTTCATCGGGCCACAACAGCTCTTTAGACACTGAGAACGACTACTCCCTCCAGAGGATCAGCTAA